Proteins from a genomic interval of Acanthochromis polyacanthus isolate Apoly-LR-REF ecotype Palm Island chromosome 24, KAUST_Apoly_ChrSc, whole genome shotgun sequence:
- the LOC127532734 gene encoding low affinity immunoglobulin gamma Fc region receptor II-like codes for MEVRALCISLNATFLRIEPNRLQFFEYESITFYCQVDSYDDITFKLKGKTPTCGSTATRTRRESCYLKNAYASDSGEYWCEAGGQRSNSINIIVKGRLNGSVVLESPALPVMEGEAVTLRCRNKMNSSLAADFYKYGVHINSSPSGNMKIHRVSKSDEGLYKCSISGGGESAESRLTVRADTQQGFN; via the exons ATGGAGGTCAGAGCTCTCTGCATCAGTCTGA aTGCGACTTTTCTTCGTATTGAACCAAACAGACTGCAGTTCTTTGAGTACGAGTCGATAACTTTCTACTGCCAGGTGGACTCTTATGATGACATTACATTTAAGCTGAAGGGGAAAACACCTACATGTGGCAGCACAGCTACAAGAACACGAAGAGAATCCTGTTACCTGAAGAACGCTTATGCTAGCGACAGTGGAGAGTACTGGTGTGAGGCTGGAGGGCAGAGAAGCAACAGCATCAACATCATCGTAAAAG GACGATTGAACGGCTCTGTGGTCCTGGAGAGTCCTGCTCTTCCAGTGATGGAAGGAGAAGCTGTGACTCTGAGATGCAGAAACAAGATGAACTCCAGCTTGGCGGCTGATTTCTACAAATACGGAGTCCACATCAACAGCAGCCCCTCAGGGAACATGAAGATCCACAGAGTGTCCAAGTCTGATGAAGGACTCTACAAATGCAGCATCTCAGGAGGTGGAGAATCAGCAGAGAGTCGGCTGACTGTCAGAGCTGACACACAACAAGGTTTCAACTAA
- the LOC110945909 gene encoding uncharacterized protein LOC110945909, producing the protein MPPPPPLPTMEPVPSSSWLLSTYARESFTRIDELQAKVTWTFGSILKMDSTKKVTRKLAGRDAGTAQWMSSVGNELGQVLISVMTAAEGYGLKDMASGLQERYQRAGRDPPLVLYVDRDCCRRDGGTCAAGALFPAWPQLCVRLDIWHFVRRLAAGVTSESHILYPDFMRRLSASIFEWDPEDMSSLKTAKLSDRSRRGNRLTVKEMAKHCRRHTRGAELTERLLDDTIQVFMTVTDSMGVPLLDRDRMEGIWRTQRKHVACIQDPAGVRLYKRTGQLTSSQVVLPVYRCARGSTLLESFHLHLNRFIPGTAARGCFFQMFLLEGLTRWNEDRAQAAASRGNSGRKCYSGQDVHTLNELSQHFYRLKLAEMFTSPLLYTGELIGISYLYNQTGKTLQEFPDDPDEHDGSSFTPKSTAWHRQRLQEMQAEAAQRGETVRVRRPSIIRCGHCGQRKIKETGHRVLRKESGERVTFCPVAAKGQSPEEWLSSLQ; encoded by the exons atgccccctcctccccctctgccCACCATGGAGCCTGTACCCAGCAGCAGCTGGCTGCTTTCCACGTATGCCAGGGAGTCCTTTACCAGGATTGATGAGCTGCAGGCAAAGGTGACCTGGACCTTCGGCTCCATCCTGAAGATGGATTCCACAAAGAAG GTGACCAGGAAGCTGGCTGGGAGAGACGCTGGTACCGCTCAGTGGATGAGCAGCGTGGGGAACGAACTGGGGCAGGTCCTCATCTCTGTAATGACGGCGGCGGAGGGCTATGGCCTGAAGGACATGGCGAGCGGCCTGCAGGAGCGGTACCAGCGAGCGGGACGAGATCCTCCACTCGTCCTTTATGTGGACAGGGACTGCTGCAGGAGGGACGGAGGAACCTGTGCGGCCGGCGCTCTGTTCCCCGCGTGGCCGCAGCTCTGTGTGCGACTGGACATCTGGCACTTTGTGCGCAGGCTGGCGGCAGGCGTGACCTCAGAGAGCCACATCCTCTACCCAGACTTCATGCGGCGTCTCTCTGCCAGCATCTTTGAGTGGGACCCGGAGGACATGTCCAGCTTAAAGACAGCCAAGCTGTCAGACCGGTCCAGGAGGGGGAACAGGCTGACCGTCAAGGAGATGGCTAAGCACTGTCGCCGTCACACGCGCGGGGCGGAGCTGACCGAGCGTCTCCTTGACGACACCATCCAAGTGTTCATGACAGTCACTGACAGCATGGGCGTCCCCCTGCTGGACCGGGACCGCATGGAGGGGATCTGGAGGACTCAGAGGAAGCACGTCGCCTGCATCCAG GATCCTGCCGGTGTTCGGCTGTACAAGCGGACTGGACAGCTGACGAGCAGCCAGGTCGTTCTGCCGGTGTATCGCTGCGCCCGCGGGTCCACATTGCTGGAGTCGTTCCACCTGCACCTGAACAGGTTCATCCCAG GAACTGCAGCCAGAGGCTGCTTCTTCCAGATGTTCCTGTTGGAGGGGCTGACGAGGTGGAACGAGGACCGCGCGCAGGCGGCAGCCAGCAGGGGGAACAGCGGCAGGAAGTGCTACAGTGGACAGGATGTGCACACGCTCAACGAGCTCAGTCAGCATTTCTACCGGTTGAAGCTGGCTGAGATGTTCACCAGTCCGCTGCTGTACACCG GGGAGCTCATCGGGATCAGTTACCTGTACAATCAGACCGGGAAGACGCTGCAGGAGTTCCCTGATGACCCTGACGAGCACGATGGCt CCTCCTTCACCCCAAAATCAACTGCCTGGCATCGCCAGAGGCTGCAGGAGATGCAGGCAGAAGCAGCTCAGAGGGGAGAGACTGTCAGAGTGAGGAGGCCCTCCATCATCCGCTGTGGTCACTGTGGGCAGAGGAAGATAAAGGAGACTGGACACAGAGTGCTGAGGAAGGAGAGTGGGGAGAGGGTGACCTTCTGTCCTGTGGCAGCCAAAGGACAGAGTCCAGAGGAGTGGCTGTCCTCCCTCCAGTGA
- the LOC127532735 gene encoding uncharacterized protein LOC127532735 — protein MEHPTFRRAPNGTLLLKASSEAQALGPQKASCRARPAEEVEEEARAHVVSMGGDVTNATLVLSRWRVQFGRYQGQTFHWLLENDVGYAVNLVSSHQKERERTGSQSPLMANKDAFTRYSSGYPDFVEAVGFHRAFEEARVKSLQPGQEGQALVGFGDFKFETLRSLYESEDPKKIRFVNYLQRKAPAPGTQMENAVHYPPADQLFPQNNLRSPQMKSWSRR, from the exons ATGGAACATCCAACATTTAGGAGGGCCCCTAATGGGACCCTTCTCCTGAAGGCCTCTTCTGAGGCTCAGGCTCTGGGGCCCCAGAAGGCCAGCTGCAGGGCCAGACCagcagaggaggtggaggaggaggcccGGGCCCACGTCGTCTCCATGGGTGGAGACGTCACCAACGCCACCCTGGTGCTGAGCCGGTGGAGGGTCCAGTTCGGCCGGTACCAGGGCCAGACCTTCCACTGGCTGCTGGAGAACGACGTGGGCTATGCTGTGAACCTGGTTTCATCCCACCAGAAGGAGCGAGAGAGGACAGGGTCTCAGTCCCCGCTGATGGCCAACAAG GACGCCTTCACCCGGTACTCCTCTGGATACCCGGACTTTGTGGAAGCCGTCGGGTTCCACAGAGCCTTTGAGGAGGCCCGGGTGAAGTCCCTGCAGCCTGGACAGGAGGGACAGGCCCTTGTTGGCTTCGGGGACTTCAAGTTTGAGACCCTGCGGAGCCTGTACGAGTCTGAGGACCCCAAGAAGATCCG ATTCGTCAACTACCTGCAACGGAAGGCGCCAGCTCCAGGCACGCAGATGGAGAACGCCGTCCACTAT CCTCCTGCAGACCAGCTCTTCCCTCAAAACAACCTGAGGAGCCCACAGATGAAGAGCTGGTCCAGGCGGTAG
- the LOC127532672 gene encoding uncharacterized protein LOC127532672, with the protein MRRPIHYLGVCEQFLAFGSVWGHFTPQPQMPPLPSPEWLLTVYGYDVLTRLEEYKARITSTFGSILKIDSTRKVTKKLAGISSDTAAWVTNVGNEHGQVLISVLTCSEGSEGLSCMAARLMRRYQHAGVPPPQLVYVDRDCCNRDGVSKTAALFPEWGQLLVRLDIWHLMRRFASGVTTESHQLYPTFMRQLSHCIFEVDPEDARRLTEAKRSELEGKHGMFGLTDAEVIRRISKEELRLHCRRRTRGAEETALLIQDLLDTFGGPAGRDTLDIPLLDALRIQDIWKTQRRHLSCIQDPPGVQLYTQTGRLTKGGVSLPVYRCARGSTSLESFHLHLHRFIPGTSASAKYFQAFLVDGLVRWNEDRAAAAAPPVAAEERVASLHSYCGHLKHVLNQKSQRVLGLQMVQDFTRPAAYTGELIGVEYLYQQTGRVLEDVSLDPDAPDEAAAIQALEEADEGFVDDGEDPTVFQLEPPSTSTAAAARSRDPADAPRSEPSGPAATDLDAPPEAPEGPTQNSSDSEVISATTKP; encoded by the exons ATGCGGAGACCCATCCACTACCTCGGCGTGTGCGAGCAGTTCCTGGCCTTTGGCTCTGTCTGGGGGCATTTTACACCACAGCCCCAGATGCCCCCTCTGCCGTCACCCGAATGGCTGCTGACCGTCTACGGGTACGACGTCCTGACGCGGCTGGAGGAGTACAAGGCCAGGATCACGTCCACCTTCGGATCCATCCTTAAGATAGATTCCACAAGGAAG gtgACCAAGAAGCTCGCAGGTATCTCCTCGGACACGGCCGCCTGGGTTACCAACGTGGGCAACGAGCACGGACAGGTCCTCATCAGTGTCCTCACCTGCTCAGAGGGCTCTGAGGGCCTGTCCTGCATGGCGGCAAGATTGATGAGGAGATACCAGCACGCCGGGGTACCTCCCCCCCAGCTCGTCTACGTAGACCGGGACTGCTGCAACAGAGACGGCGTGTCCAAGACGGCTGCCTTATTCCCG gAGTGGGGACAGCTGCTGGTGAGGCTGGACATCTGGCACCTGATGCGGCGCTTTGCATCAGGTGTCACCACGGAGTCACACCAGCTCTACCCCACTTTCATGAGGCAGCTGTCTCACTGCATCTTCGAGGTGGACCCCGAAGATGCCCGCCGTCTCACTGAGGCCAAGCGGTCCGAGCTGGAGGGGAAGCACGGGATGTTCGGCCTGACCGACGCCGAGGTGATCCGGAGGATCTCCAAGGAGGAGTTGAGGCTCCACTGTCGTCGCCGGACGCGTGGGGCCGAGGAGACCGCACTCCTCATACAGGACCTCCTGGACACCTTTGGCGGTCCGGCAGGACGCGACACCCTGGACATCCCGCTGCTAGACGCTCTCCGCATCCAGGACATCTGGAAGACGCAGAGACGCCACCTCAGCTGCATTCAGGACCCGCCGGGGGTGCAGCTGTACACCCAGACCGGCAGGCTGACGAAGGGCGGGGTCAGCCTGCCGGTTTATCGCTGCGCCAGGGGCTCCACATCCCTGGAGTccttccacctccacctccaccggTTCATCCCAG GTACAAGTGCTAGCGCCAAATACTTCCAGGCGTTCCTGGTTGATGGACTGGTGAGGTGGAATgaggacagagcagcagcagctgcaccACCGGTTGCAGCTGAGGAGCGAGTGGCGTCTCTGCACTCCTACTGTGGCCACCTCAAGCACGTCCTGAACCAGAAGAGCCAACGGGTGCTTGGCCTTCAGATGGTTCAGGACTTCACCAGGCCTGCTGCGTACACAG GTGAGCTCATCGGGGTGGAGTACCTGTACCAGCAGACCGGACGCGTGCTTGAGGATGTCAGCCTGGACCCTGACGCTCCGGACGAGGCTGCTGCTATCCAGGCACTGGAGGAGGCGGACGAGGGCTTTGTGGACGACGGCGAGGACCCCACAGTCTTCCAGCTGGAGCCCCCGTCCACCAGCACAGCGGCAGCAGCCCGGTCACGTGATCCAGCTGACGCACCCAGGTCTGAGCCATCCGGTCCGGCCGCCACTGACCTGGACGCCCCTCCTGAGGCCCCTGAAGGACCGACTCAGAACTCCTCCGACTCTGAGGTAATTTCAGCAACCACTAAACCCTAA
- the LOC127532674 gene encoding atherin-like — protein MAQTTIQLFELNQRTLSQWFCRRQKAWERTVLEQGTGIVPAPVVAVRPLPAAKQLSLVQVGQGQPFIFPGPSAGGQPAPPHPHPAAFGSAAVAAASAAAATVVAAAAAPPPPPPPHPPAFGSAPAAPPLPGQTKLPRTTAYRKRKAAEAAAAAAAGEGPPLGTKVRRQTAQYTCSKCGQLKRLDTGHTRIAGVSYCAAVGGMTVEEWRENMRRPPEERE, from the exons ATGGCTCAGACCACCATCCAGCTCTTTGAGCTAAATCAAAGAACCCTGTCCCAGTG gttcTGTCGTCGTCAGAAGGCCTGGGAGAGGACTGTGCTGGAGCAGGGAACGGGAATCGTCCCTGCTCCAGTAGTAGCAGTCCGGCCTCTCCCTGCTGCCAAACAGCTGTCCCTGGTGCAGGTGGGGCAGGGACAGCCCTTTATTTTCCCCGGACCTTCAGCTGGAGGTCAGCCAgcccctcctcatcctcatcctgcagcttttggctctgctgctgttgctgctgcttctgccgCTGCCGCcacagttgttgctgctgctgctgctcctcctcctcctcctcctcctcatcctccagcCTTCGGCTCTGCTCCTGCAGCCCCTCCTCTTCCTGGACAGACAAAGCTGCCAAGAACAACAGCATACAGGAAGAGGAAGGCAGCCGaggcggctgctgctgctgctgcaggagagGGCCCACCACTAGGGACTAAAGTCCGCCGGCAGACTGCACAGTACACCTGCAGTAAGTGTGGCCAGCTAAAACGGCTGGACACTGGCCACACACGCATTGCAGGTGTGTCATACTGTGCAGCTGTCGGCGGAATGACTGTGGAGGAGTGGAGGGAGAACATGAGGAGGCCCCCAGAGGAGAGGGAATga